The genomic stretch TTTTTCTGGTGCTTTTATTTGTGGCAGAAATTCAAAAGACCTGTTTCGGTTCAAACTGTTCATGACTTGTTGGGAGagtgttttattattattattatataaagctaataaatagttaaaactAGGTATTAACAAGGTATGGGGCAATAGCTGCTGAGGCCTTAAGCTCACTATagtattatgtatgtatgtatgtatgtatgtacttatatacatatgtacagggTTGGTTCTATAAGTTATTATATGTTGTGAGGGAATTATTATCTAATATACTAattgtgtatatgtatatgtacaggGATGATTGTTTATGAGGTTATATGTAGTGAATGATTTTAGACTGGTCTAGATAGTTGAGGATTATATTTgcgttatacccgatactcaaaatgagtattggggtatattagttttgtggtaaaattggatgtgtgtaacgtccagaaggaatcgtttccgaccccataaagtatatatattcttgatcagcatcaatagccgagtcgattgagccatgtctgtctgtccgtctgtccgtccgtccgtccgtccgtctgtccatccccttcagcgcctaatgctcaaagactataagagctagagcaacgatgttttggatccggACTTctggatatgtcactgctacaagaatatttcaaaactttgccccgcccacttccgcccctacaaagggcgaaaatctgtggcatccacaatttcgacgatacgagaaaactaaaaacgcagaatcgtagaagaagactatatcttctagagtgcaaaatctgaaccagatcgtatacttattatagccagaatcaagaaaacaatttcattctttctcgctctgtctctctctaacacacaggtttcatggtcggttttgcaaatttcaaaatatgagttcaaggatctcagaacccataagagctagagcaaccaaatttgttatccacactcctgtgatatcggaccttgaccgttttatgtcaaaatttcgccacacctccttccgcccccgcaaaggacgaaaatctggggcatccacaaatcacagagactattaacgctagagtaaccaaatttagtatccgcacttctgttagatctcactataaaacgtagccaaaagcaagaaatcaatttgcagtggctacgcagcgcccgacgtcacgctcagactgattttctgtctctctcgcacgcactctttgtcgtgtcgtttaatattagcggcgtctgccggaggagagccatactgacttagtatcgggtataaccgtagagttgcagtgtccgcagcaactcacaacgttccccctcgttttagaTTGGTCTAGATAGTTGAGGATTATAtttgcgttttttttgttagggTTGGAGATGTATTGCATGGGGTCGGTGTTATGGTATATTGAGGATCTTTGAAGGGAGAGGGCGGGGCATGTGTATAGTATGTGTCTTATGTCTATGGTTGGGTTGTGGCACAGTGGGCATGTGTTGGAGGATGTTTTATCCATGTAGTGGGCATTGGTGAATCTTGTGTGCCTTAGTCTCAATCTATTTAGGATGACTTGGTGTCTTCTGTTAAGGTTGTTTAGGTTTTTGGGGGAAGGATGAGTGGAAGATAGATTGATAACTTGTTGGTACCAGGGGGAAGTCTTAGTGAggtttgtttgtttcgatATGAGGATATTCTTAAGGAATAGTGAGATGTCGTTAGAATTATGATTGggggtatacatatatgatggGTTGTTTGGAGGTAGTTTTGGCGCGGTGTCAGCAATTTCGTTCCCTTTTATGCCAATGTGGCTAGGTATCcatataattgttatttttgggaaaAGTTTGGTGACGAGGTTACGGATTGTGGTGGGGTAGTACGAGGAATTGTTGGGATTGGTAATTGCGGATATAGAGGAGAGTGATTCTGTGCAGATAGCGTATCTTCCGCGTTTGTTGCGGCTTAATAAAATGGCTTCGTGGATAGCTATTATTTCGCTGGAAAGGACTGAGGACTGTGGAAGTAGTCCGGATTTTATGGTTGATGTCTCATTTCATATATATCATAGCTGGTAATGCCTGTACGACCTCACGAGATTCGCTCTGCAGCAATGGGCGAAAACTACTGAGTGCttttttgattgcatttgTATTTGGAATTATAAATCAGAATCTGTATTTGACGTTAAATAgtacataaattaattttgaattgCGACTCGGAGGATGCGAGTATGTAACTCAGTCGCTTGGTTGATGATTGTGTCGCACAGATTATAAAGAGAAATGTTCTTCTGGTCCAAAAACCCTTACTGCCACGCCCTGCAGTGGAGAAGTGGTTGCAGCAGTAGCAAGAACTACATGAAAAGGGCTTGATTTTTTCAtcttcctgttcctgttcacTTTGGTGCTGTTGTACTACCACTTGCGCAAGGACTGCGGCTTGGCAAAGACTACATCAACGGCCAATTCGCAATACTGTTCAGATGGGAGTGGTTTTATACAGTGCTGGAAAggcttgttttcttttgagaCTCgtaattgtatttatttcgtTTCCACAAACCTTTGTGATATAAATTCAACTAAGTTGACAGCTAGTAGCCAGAGTAACCTGGGTCAATGTGTCAATGGGGAATTACAAATATTGCCTTTTCTGTCCTCGAATGCCAGGAAGTTCAAGACAATCATAGGCAAGAGGAGTACCAGATTAAAACCACAACTCAGACGATGCCAGCAGTTTATTTGCAAATATGGTGTTTTGGTTTACATTTGTACGAATATTTTGTCAGTATACTATAATAGCTCGTTTTTTGGAAGCCAGAGGAATTCCACAGCAacgccccaaaaatgtggacaAAACTGAGATGCTGAAATTCCTAACTGGACCAGGCGGTGGTGCACGAGCATGAGCACGAAACATGTTGAGTGGTAGTTGGTCGATAGAACGAGCCGTGTTTTCGAATGTGTTATATGGACTTGTGTTTGACTTATGAGCTATGATCACTCTATAAAATTCGCTTCAACTATTCGCGCGTGATCCTCTTGACCATGTCCTTCAGCAGGATGATGACATCCTTCAAGAGGCACACGTACAGAGGCCAGAAGATTGCCGTGAAGAAGATTATATTGGTTATGGTGCCATCCTTGGCGGGAACACGGCAGCCCTGCAAAACAGATCGGATCATGAAGATTCGATCGAATCAAACCGCACATCGAAACTTACTCCGCGTGTAATCGTCACCGCAGGACGGGCTACGATTAGGTTGTGTGCTATCTTATGGACGCACTCGATTATGCACTTAAAAGGCATCCCGAAGGGTTTGGTTTGGGAATTTTGTTgataactaaaataaattttgtCGTTAACAATAGATGTGAACGGGTTGAACTGATATACACTTATGAGAACTGACTGCCTACACAACCTAAACAAAACTGAGCTAAAATAACGGTGAAAGCTGGCCTACTAAGATCCCCGAGTTTCCATTTTTCTGGTGCTTTTATTTGTGGCAGAAATTCAAAAGACCTGTTTCGGTTCAAACTGTTCATGACTCGTTGGGAGAGTTATCTAGGAcatgtatacattttttggaATATATTATAATAGCTGGGAAAGTGTATTTGTTAATATTTGTTAATAACTACCCAAACGATGGGAATGTTTGTTTGTTAGGAATTCTATATGGATATCAAAATGATTTCGATATTTTATTTCGGATTTctatctatatacatacatatattctttcCCTTTAAgtacaaatttttgtttttcggcaGCTCTTCCAGTCCTCTGTCTCCCAGCCCGCCCGTTCATCTGTCACCCATTACCGCCTGAGCCTGCTCAAGaaaaattggcaaacaaaatgtCAACAGCTGTGACTCAACAAAATATGGCCAAAAAAAATAGCTTAAAGTTTTCTCTTGTAGTTTCATAATTTGCATAATGCGCCAAGCAAACAATTGACTGGATGGGGCTGTGCCGGAAGCGGAATGAAAATTGTTCAagcgaaaattaaaaacaccCGAGACATCCTGCAGTACGCCGTAGAGCAGCTGCCGAGCTGTGTGGGAAATAAGAACTATTTAATTGAACGACcaggctataatagtaatccTTTATGGCAATCACAAAACACACAACCTTATATTGAAGTTTGGGAATATATGTTGGAATAATCCCAGAAACCTCACTTGAAGTGCCCGATCTTTGATCATTTCTAAATACGAGCCACTGCAGTGCCTATCTGTCTCACGAGTACCCCTATTGTATAACGAATGGGAAACAAAGAACAAATTATTGCCCTGAGCCACAGTAACAGTAAGTTAGTCAGAAGTCTCACTCATCAATTAGTCAAGACACCGCGCAGCCATCACTTATTACTAATTCACGCCTACAGCCAGGACTGGGGACACAGGACAAAAACGGGAGTTACGAGTATAGGGAGAGCCATTTGTCACTgtgaaatttattaaaatgatTATCTCGTATCTACATTTCGCACGGAATGCCTAATTTTTTCCTCAGGCCAGCACGACACGCGCATTGTACTTCTTCTATGGCCTCTTCCGTTGCggtttgttttattattttttgtgctaCCAAACGAGTATATACTCGTAGAGGCCTGTCTATCCGCCCTTCGAGCCAAACAGTTTTTGTGCCATTTTGAGGCCACTGATAAGGCCAAAAGTGCGTACGGTGGGTTTCTTGGCAGGGCCATAGTTCCATCCCAGCCCATCGCAGCCCATCCCAGGAACCCCCTCAGGGCAGGGCAATTAGTTCAACTGCGCCCTGGGGAATAGCGATAATTAAAatgcctttgctgctgctgtctctgctGTATGCGGATATATTTTTTAACCAACTAATCTGATTGTTCCTATATCAACTCTCTGCCAGCTCTCCACTAGGTATGCGGGTATGGGCGCCTGCGTGTCCCTGTAGTCCCTTTGTGCAAGCGAAACAGAACCAacatttgcattcaatttgATGGTAAAAAGcactttaatttatttaccCCCATTGAAAGTCATTTCATTCTAATCCTattaattcaaattcaaacacTTTTACCCCATCAAATAGAATTGCTTTCTGAGAGAAAATGGCAACGGGATGATGAAGGTATGTGATGGCGTGTTCGCCAGCCAAAGGGACTTGGGGCTgtgctttttgtttgccaacaaaaaaaaaagaaagattgaattgcattgtttttcactcagaaaatatttttgtccGTTACCATTCCTGGAGCGAACGCTGCTGCGCTGTGCTGCGAATCCGAATTGGCTTTTGTGTTCTCCAAAGCGATTTCTTTCGGTCCTGTTCTGCCAGAAGGACGAGCCACAGTACTTGGTTAGGGAATGGACACGGACCCCGACTGGGCACCTGATGCAATCAAAAAGCCAAACCGAAAACTCAATCAGTGCGACAGAATTTTTCGTGAATGACTTTTTGAGTTTTTGAGTGTTTGACTTCGATTTTACTAGTTGCTTTCTCAGACCCAGTGCGGGAAGAAATTGATTTAAACCACTCGAAAATCGTTGAGTGAAATTATGGAAATTATGGACACAAAACGAGTCATTCAATTACCAATTTTGGCTGTTTTCAGAGTTTGTTTGATGGAACCATATAGGGGACGAATTTATTTACATAATGAGTACTATTTTCATAagaatgaataaaaataatggTTTGATATGGAAAAAGAGTGAAGgaatatattaattttatgcCCCACCCTCCCACGCTAAAAATCCTCCAGAAATCCTTAAATGTTATTCTAACCAAAAAAgtatgaaaattttaatttaatttggccccgaccaacaccaccaccaccaccaccaccaccatcaccaccctCTCCTTGATCCCTAAGGGCTATCCATGGCAAGGCCTCATTTGAATGCATTTCCTCCTCCGCCGAGCCGCGCGTCGTCCACCATAATGAAGATGAATTTTTGTAGATTGTGTATTTTTCCAGTTCGTATAACAATTTCTTGCCAgaatctctctctgtttggcCAAAGTTACAGCCAAGTTGATTTTTCGGGTTTCATTATGCCGTAGGCCATGTAATGCCAAGCGAAAtggatatttatatatacactGGTATCTATATACACTTTCATGTATGTATAACAAGCTCCATAGATCTCTTCCTCTTTAAGTTGTTCCTCCGGCATCCTTTGAGGCTAGGAGCTCCATTAAATATGCAGCAGACGCTCCTAAAACACGTATCATCCTcggatgctgccgctgctgctgttgcaggtTCTGTGGCTTCGCACTTTCGTTCCTCTAAATGAGTTTCAGCtgcaaaattaaaaactttatCAGAAGCAGTCAACACACAGGATGGTGGATAGGAGAGGTGtaaggtgtgtgtgtgtgtgtgaaaaaaCTTGAAACTTTTTCATGAAGTTAAAGCAAagtaaaatcaaattattgtGGTTGCTCGCAGGCTGGCAAAAGGATTACGCGATGGCGGCTGCCGTGGGAGCATTCCATTTCCTCCAATCCTCCTCTTACACGATACGTTTGCCAATGATACATTCACATGATATTGATACTTAAATATTCGCAttttcatacatatattggaTAATATTTCCATCAGTAAGAGACATATGCAGGTGCACTTTTCGGCAAAAAGGACGGTGGAAAACGTGCCGTGTACGCCCATGTCTTTGCCGTTTTCCACCTGCTATATAACACTGCCGGCATTGCATTTTGGGAGCACAGACAGgctggagccagagccagagccacagccggagccggagccgaccgtggccagagccacagccagacagTTAGACTCGCCTGGTTGCCTGTTCACATGGAGTTGCCGCAttctaattgaattttcacttttttcctCTGCCAGCCGCCCAGCCGAAGCCCCGATCTCCATCCCCCGGTTCCGCCCTTCGGCCAGGTAGGACTACGTGACGATGGCGCGGCAcagaaattgaaataattatttttaatctTAAGTACGACTTGGCGTAATGAGATTTGGATTATCTCTGCACCCCGTTTTTGTCGGCATCCAGAAACATATATCCCTGCAACACTTGGATACAAAAAATGGGTTACTACGAGACGCATAAAAAATCTGAgggtgcgtctgtgtgtgtgtggtgtggggtgtgCAAAAGTCTGGCATAaaagtgtgtgttttggggtGCCTAAAATGATGGGGGACTTGCACTCGAAGATGGCGTAGGAGTACTCGTGCAACGAATTAATGTGGCATTGAGGTGAAAGACTGGAGAGAAAGATTCAAAAACATTTCATCCTTTGTTAGTCGTGGAAAAATTCTAGGTGTGATTTTGATTAATGTTTCCTATGTGATCCAACAAAAACTATATACCACTGTCCCCTTCGCTTTGGAGATCCACATGAACTGTTTAGTGTTTGATtgcctctaccatattatatctaCTAAttatttcctttcttttcttaaATTACTAATACAAGCATACCTTTCCCGTAATTAGTATAAGTATTTGTAATTTTAGTAAGTTTAGTTccaattttcctcgaatattatcCTCGTCGCGCGTCATGCTGCAGCGCTCCTCGGTCGGTTGGACGGGATTCGCGCGTAACAAGCTTCGGCTTGGTGTCGCATTGACCACTTGATAATGGAGTCATTTATCAACTGTCAAAGAATACTGTTTGTAGGAGGGCGGATTTATGAGTTGTAGAAGGAGTAATCCAAGGTTGAGAACAcacgaataataaaaaaaaataaaactaccATATGTACCGCCGTTAAAAGTGAACCTTGGTATATTTTACTTCTAGTCTGAACAATTAATTAATCACGCAAAGCTTCAGCACCGCCTGAAAACCAAGGAAATTGTTGTTATCAAGGATACAATTATAACAATTgacatttataaatatataccaCAATAAATTGAACAAATTCTTGGGGTTTGTACAGCAACAGTTCTTCTACTTTTTGGAAAGTCCACAGATTTGACATATGTTGCCATCATCAGTTTTTTCCTGGTCAATTCCCTTGGTACCGCATCGGGCAAGAAACTCTGAGAGAGAACGAGGTGTTGTGTCCTCGCTCTCGACGAAACCCAGCAGCTTCGTGGCGATGTCCACACGATTTTGGATTTTGTCTTCGCTCTCCGATTGTACCGACTCTATATCGTCTGGCAGGAAGTCTTCGTCGGGTGATATCAAGTTCAAGTTCTCCTTCAACTTTGCCTCCTTCGATGCCAAATTGGCTGCTGCATGCAGAGCGGACTTCACTTTAATCATCTCCGACTCCTTCAGATCCCCCAGACTACGAAGACGGACTGGGTTGGGTTTCTTTACGCGGCGTGCAGCCACTGAGCTACGGGGCTTACGGGGCTTGGTGCCTTTGCGTGCGTTTGCCATTGTTGAAAAATAATTTCGAAAATATTCTACACACTATATCACACTGATTTCGTTTTGGGAATGACTGAATCGGTGAATGAATGATTTAAATCTGGCCTAGGTTTTTGATTTCCTTGAGTTGGCCTACGTTGATGCATAAATTTGAGGCAGGCTGtgggggaaaagttttgcccGCCGCGCGCCGGCAAATATTGCATTTTCATTAAGTTAAAGTTTggtttttagtttaattttttgctTACCCTTTGCTCCCCTTCCCGCGCCTTCTGCGGCCTCTGGCTTTTTTGGCTGCGCGTTTACTTAAAAAGTTTTTGCGGCAAGTTTTTCGGTTCAAAGTTTCCCTCCATGCGTCTGTCTGTATATCTGTCTGTCAGTGGGTGTGCGTGAGTCTATAGGTGGATCTGTTGGTGCTCTTGGCTGTgtgggtgtatctgtgtgagcgTGTGTAATAATCATGTGCGCAGTCAAAGCCAAATGACGATAGCATtgatgccatgccatgcctaAAAACTTCTGACAGGCATCTTGCCACAGGCCAAGTTGCAAGCTGCCAGCTACAGAAGCTCAAGACCTTTGACGTTTTTCTAGGGGGTGTTCTCTGACGTGCGCGCTGCCGAATTAACAGTTCTGATAAGCTGAAAAATAAGAACGATAGAGTCAAGGGTAAGCCATCGGTGATACCTATACAAGGTTC from Drosophila pseudoobscura strain MV-25-SWS-2005 chromosome 4, UCI_Dpse_MV25, whole genome shotgun sequence encodes the following:
- the LOC6902454 gene encoding uncharacterized protein translates to MANARKGTKPRKPRSSVAARRVKKPNPVRLRSLGDLKESEMIKVKSALHAAANLASKEAKLKENLNLISPDEDFLPDDIESVQSESEDKIQNRVDIATKLLGFVESEDTTPRSLSEFLARCGTKGIDQEKTDDGNICQICGLSKK